One part of the Melopsittacus undulatus isolate bMelUnd1 chromosome 17, bMelUnd1.mat.Z, whole genome shotgun sequence genome encodes these proteins:
- the WNK4 gene encoding serine/threonine-protein kinase WNK4 isoform X2 encodes MLVAAAAGAMSQPEAERPGGESAPEPGLPGRAPHRNRRLSGRDSRRASSRFNRRSSAELELLGYPAPGEGRGGSPPLLPPPGAAGHREPEETESEEVETRAVATSPDGRFLKFDIEIGRGSFKTVYKGLDTETTVEVAWCELQTRKLSKTERQRFSEEVEMLKGLQHPNIVRFYDSWKSSIKGQLCIVLVTELMTSGTLKTYLKRFKEMKLKVLQRWSRQILKGLHFLHTRSPPIIHRDLKCDNIFITGPTGSVKIGDLGLATLKRASFAKSVIGTPEFMAPEMYEEKYDEAVDVYAFGMCMLEMATSEYPYSECQNAAQIYRKVTSGLKPSSFYKVKVPELKEIIEGCIRMDKDERYTIQDLLEHSFFQEDTGVHVELAEEDDGVKSGLKLWLRMDDTKKLHGKYKDNNAIEFLFELYKDVAEEVAQEMVVLGFICEADYKLVAKAVRDRVVAIKRKREKLKRSREMLSPAEPEQPPGVLRMLEELKSPLPPGAPVPTLLTPGSGESIFSSPFPPEPEEPEADQHQHFTYQHTSYSSATSDGETDGYLSSSGFLDSPDLAHSSLPVGAPSSPPPARPARCFPTSIAVQLPPERLPSASGFSSPVDSYASDVASGMSDGCEGLSAGEQSSKLPPKRAAGKLLRRRARSRLRITNISDKNDRVVECQLQTYNNKMVTFKFDLDGDNPEEIAAVMVHNEFILKSERDGFIHRIRDIIHRVQTLLHKDGSSAAELPQTPENEHSSQMDLPLQELSRSISSSSLSDLGCTSPSLSLQSPVPPLLSSSQSENNPGSPMEAPAAGELQPALLGSPAGSVQTWPLVSVAPSWLTAPPVLPQSPPGGPIPTTLPQPLLSPLLLPTSPVPSEPSSPLSPPVTSTPWSPTTPFLSLANVFSLAVMSVAHTLLPSVSSIASSGGHVYPPLLPRPQSLVLGPPRFVYPDPTSMAKPAPASRGTLVSAGADVPPVRGPVPFPSPAPAPLRPTSSSAGGSPLPSLSTSTPGSLEGSAVLPGSPRPSHSLIISASPAPGEPKAQLSPINEEAKPQILGRFQVTPTKDLAVTSPVLGSSEGEQHGTEPGASGSPLPAAPDTRGSSSSSSDSVLEMAEQDREAEEVLAEEGTAAAAESDREGPGEDGGESAPQAVINQVWLSYSRSLSYLSSDDTESEDEEIWEELQNLRQKHLAEVQLLQSAQKKEIEELYLRMGKQPPLGIVSPAAMLSSRQRRLSKGSFNPSRRNSLQRLELAQPQGIMRRNSLSGSSTGSQEQRLSKGVTFADDFGRVVRAQRWCCPRRPRGAPAAHGCFSPQ; translated from the exons ATGCTCGTGGCAGCGGCCGCCGGAGCCATGTCCCAGCCCGAGGCGGAGCGGCCGGGAGGGGAGTCCGCACCGGAGCCGGGGCTCCCCGGGCGGGCCCCGCACCGCAACCGGCGGCTCTCGGGGCGCGACTCCCGGCGCGCCTCCTCCCGCTTCAACCGGCGGAGCTCGGccgagctggagctgctggggtaCCCGGCACCGGGCGAGGGGCGCGGGGGGTCCCCaccgctgctgccgccgccgggaGCTGCCGGGCACCGGGAGCCGGAGGAGACGGAAAGCGAGGAGGTGGAGACGCGCGCGGTCGCCACCTCCCCCGACGGCCGCTTCCTCAAGTTTGACATCGAGATCGGCCGCGGCTCCTTCAAGACCGTCTATAAGGGGCTGGACACGGAGACCACGGTGGAGGTTGCCTGGTGCGAGCTGCAG ACGCGGAAGCTGTCAAAGACAGAACGGCAGCGGTTCAGCGAGGAGGTGGAGATgctgaaggggctgcagcatcccaacaTTGTCCGCTTCTATGACTCCTGGAAGTCGTCTATCAAAGGGCAGCTCTGCATCGTGCTGGTCACAGAGCTCATGACGTCTGGCACCCTGAAAAC GTATCTGAAGCGGTTCAAGGAGATGAAGCTGAAGGTGCTGCAGCGCTGGAGCCGGCAGATCCTCAAGGGGCTGCACTTCCTGCACACCCGCTCGCCCCCCATCATCCACCGTGACCTCAAGTGCGACAACATTTTCATCACGGGTCCCACCGGCTCGGTCAAGATCGGGGACCTGGGGCTGGCCACGCTGAAGAGAGCTTCCTTCGCCAAGAGTGTCATAG GTACCCCCGAGTTCATGGCACCGGAGATGTATGAGGAGAAGTACGACGAGGCGGTGGATGTCTATGCCTTCGGGATGTGCATGCTGGAGATGGCTACCTCGGAGTACCCCTACTCCGAGTGCCAGAACGCTGCCCAGATCTACCGCAAGGTCACCTCg GGCCTGAAGCCCAGCAGCTTCTACAAGGTGAAGGTGCCAGAGCTGAAGGAGATCATCGAGGGCTGCATCCGCATGGATAAGGACGAGAG GTACACCATCCAGGACCTGCTGGAGCACTCCTTCTTCCAGGAGGACACGGGGGTGCACGTGGAGCTGGCGGAGGAGGATGATGGCGTCAAGTCTGGGCTCAAGCTCTGGCTGCGCATGGACGACACGAAGAAGCTCCACGGCAAGTACAAGGACAACAACGCCATCGAGTTCCTCTTTGAGCTCTACAAGGATGTGGCGGAGGAGGTGGCCCAGGAGATG GTGGTCCTGGGCTTCATCTGCGAGGCTGACTACAAGCTGGTGGCCAAGGCTGTGCGGGACCGCGTGGTCGCCATCAAGCGCAAGCGGGAGAAGCTGAAGCGCTCCCGGGAGATGCTGTCACCTGCGGAGCCGGAGCAGCCGCCAGGGGTCCTGCGGATGCTGGAGGAGCTCAAGTCCCCTCTGCCGCCCGGAGCCCCAGTGCCCACCCTGCTCACACCCGGCTCTGGGGAGTCCATCTTCAGCAGCCCCTTCCCCCCCGAGCCTGAGGAGCCTGAGGCCGACCAGCACCAGCACTTCACTTACCAGCACACCAGCTACTCCTCGGCCACCT CCGACGGTGAGACCGATGGGTACCTGAGCTCCTCCGGCTTCCTGGACTCCCCGGACCTGGCGCACAGCAGCCTCCCGGTGGGGGCCCCGTCGAGCCCTCCGCCCGCCCGCCCTGCGCGCTGCTTCCCCACG AGCATCGCGGTGCAGCTGCCCCCGGAGCGCCTGCCCTCGGCCAGCGGCTTCTCCTCCCCGGTGGACAG CTACGCGTCCGATGTGGCCTCGGGCATGAGCGACGGCTGCGAGGGGCTGTCGGCCGGAGAGCAGAGCTCCAAGCTGCCCCCCAAGAGGGCTGCGGGGAAGCTGCTGCGGCGCAGGGCCCGCTCCCGGCTCCGCATTACCAAT ATCTCGGACAAGAACGACCGGGTGGTGGAGTGCCAGCTGCAGACCTACAACAACAAGATGGTGACCTTCAAGTTCGACCTGGACGGGGACAACCCAGAGGAGATTGCAGCCGTCATG GTCCACAACGAGTTCATCCTCAAGTCGGAGCGGGATGGCTTCATCCACCGCATCCGGGACATCATCCACCGTGTGCAGACCCTGCTCCACAAGGATGGGAGCAGCGCTGCGGAGCTGCCCCAGACACCTGAGAATGAGCATAGCTCC CAGATGGACCTGCCGCTGCAGGAGCTGTCACGCTCCATCTCCTCGTCCTCACTCAGTG ACCTGGGCTgcaccagccccagcctctCACTCCAGTCCCCAGTCCCACCGTTGCTGAGCAGCTCCCAATCAGAGAACAACCCCGGCAGCCCCATGGAGGCACCGGCAGCTGGTGAGCTGCAGCCAGCGCTGCTGGGCTCCCCTGCAG GCTCCGTGCAGACCTGGCCCCTTGTCTCGGTGGCTCCCTCCTGGCTGACAGCACCACCGGTGCTCCCACAGAGCCCCCCAGGCGGGCCCATCCCCACAACCCTGCCCCAAcccctcctgtcccctctgctgctccccacaTCCCCTGTCCCCAGCGAGCCCAGCAGCCCCCTCAGCCCCCCTGTGACCAGCACACCCTGGTCCCCCACCacccctttcctttctctggcCAATGTCTTCTCTCTGGCAGTGATGAGCGTGGCGCACACACTGCTGCCCAGTGTCTCCTCCATCGCCAGCTCCGGGGGGCACGTGTACCCACCGCTACTGCCACGGCCACAGAGCCTGGTCCTGGGGCCCCCGCGCTTTGTCTACCCGGACCCCACCAGCATGGCCAAGCCGGCGCCAGCCTCCAGAGGGACTCTGGTGTCAGCAGGGGCTGACGTCCCCCCTGTCAGAGGGCCTGTGCCATTCCCATCCCCGGCACCAGCCCCACTGCGCCCcacaagcagcagtgctggggggaGTCCCCTGCCATCGCTGAGCACATCCACACCAGGGAGCCTGGAGGGCAGCGCG GTGCTGCCTGGCTCCCCCAGGCCCAGCCACTCGCTCATCATCTCAGCGTCACCAGCCCCTGGTGAGCCCAAGGCTCAGCTCTCACCCATCAATGAAG AGGCCAAGCCCCAGATCCTGGGCCGGTTCCAGGTGACACCAACCAAGGACCTGGCAGTGACATCTCCGGTgctgggcagcagtgagggTGAGCAGCACGGCACAGAGCCGGGAGCCAGCGGCTCCCCCTTGCCTGCAGCCCCCGACACGAGGGGCAGCTCAAGCAGCAGCTCGGACTCAGTGCTGGAGATGGCGGAGCAGGACCGTGAGGCTGAGGAGGTGCTGGCTGAGGAGGGCACGGCAGCGGCAGCGGAGAGTGACCGGGAGGGTCCTGGCGAGGACGGTGGTGAGAGCGCGCCACAGGCGGTGATAAACCAGGTGTGGCTGAGCTACTCCCGCAGCTTGTCCTACCTGAGCAGCGACGACACCGAGAGCGAGGATGAGGAGATCTGGGAGGAGCTGCAGAACCTGCGCCAGAa gCACCTGGCCGaggtgcagctgctgcagagcgCGCAGAAGAAGGAGATCGAGGAGCTGTACCTGCGCATGGGGAAGCAGCCGCCGCTGGGCATCGTGTCCCCTGCTGCCATGCTCTCCAGCCGCCAGCGCCGCCTCTCCAAGGGCAGCTTCAACCCCTCGCGCCGCAACAGCCTCCAGCGCCTGGAGCTGGCGCAGCCCCAAG GCATCATGCGCCGGAACTCGCTGAGCGGCAGCAGCACGGGCTCGCAGGAGCAGCGCCTCAGCAAAGGGGTGACCTTCGCCGATGACTTCGGCCGTGTGGTGAGAGCCCAGCGCTGGTGCTGCCCCCGGCGGCCCCGCGGGGCTCCCGCTGCTCACGGCTGCTTCTCTCCCCAGTAA
- the WNK4 gene encoding serine/threonine-protein kinase WNK4 isoform X3 yields MLVAAAAGAMSQPEAERPGGESAPEPGLPGRAPHRNRRLSGRDSRRASSRFNRRSSAELELLGYPAPGEGRGGSPPLLPPPGAAGHREPEETESEEVETRAVATSPDGRFLKFDIEIGRGSFKTVYKGLDTETTVEVAWCELQTRKLSKTERQRFSEEVEMLKGLQHPNIVRFYDSWKSSIKGQLCIVLVTELMTSGTLKTYLKRFKEMKLKVLQRWSRQILKGLHFLHTRSPPIIHRDLKCDNIFITGPTGSVKIGDLGLATLKRASFAKSVIGTPEFMAPEMYEEKYDEAVDVYAFGMCMLEMATSEYPYSECQNAAQIYRKVTSGLKPSSFYKVKVPELKEIIEGCIRMDKDERYTIQDLLEHSFFQEDTGVHVELAEEDDGVKSGLKLWLRMDDTKKLHGKYKDNNAIEFLFELYKDVAEEVAQEMVVLGFICEADYKLVAKAVRDRVVAIKRKREKLKRSREMLSPAEPEQPPGVLRMLEELKSPLPPGAPVPTLLTPGSGESIFSSPFPPEPEEPEADQHQHFTYQHTSYSSATSDGETDGYLSSSGFLDSPDLAHSSLPVGAPSSPPPARPARCFPTSIAVQLPPERLPSASGFSSPVDSYASDVASGMSDGCEGLSAGEQSSKLPPKRAAGKLLRRRARSRLRITNISDKNDRVVECQLQTYNNKMVTFKFDLDGDNPEEIAAVMVHNEFILKSERDGFIHRIRDIIHRVQTLLHKDGSSAAELPQTPENEHSSQMDLPLQELSRSISSSSLSDLGCTSPSLSLQSPVPPLLSSSQSENNPGSPMEAPAAGELQPALLGSPAVMSVAHTLLPSVSSIASSGGHVYPPLLPRPQSLVLGPPRFVYPDPTSMAKPAPASRGTLVSAGADVPPVRGPVPFPSPAPAPLRPTSSSAGGSPLPSLSTSTPGSLEGSAVLPGSPRPSHSLIISASPAPGEPKAQLSPINEAEAKPQILGRFQVTPTKDLAVTSPVLGSSEGEQHGTEPGASGSPLPAAPDTRGSSSSSSDSVLEMAEQDREAEEVLAEEGTAAAAESDREGPGEDGGESAPQAVINQVWLSYSRSLSYLSSDDTESEDEEIWEELQNLRQKHLAEVQLLQSAQKKEIEELYLRMGKQPPLGIVSPAAMLSSRQRRLSKGSFNPSRRNSLQRLELAQPQGIMRRNSLSGSSTGSQEQRLSKGVTFADDFGRVVRAQRWCCPRRPRGAPAAHGCFSPQ; encoded by the exons ATGCTCGTGGCAGCGGCCGCCGGAGCCATGTCCCAGCCCGAGGCGGAGCGGCCGGGAGGGGAGTCCGCACCGGAGCCGGGGCTCCCCGGGCGGGCCCCGCACCGCAACCGGCGGCTCTCGGGGCGCGACTCCCGGCGCGCCTCCTCCCGCTTCAACCGGCGGAGCTCGGccgagctggagctgctggggtaCCCGGCACCGGGCGAGGGGCGCGGGGGGTCCCCaccgctgctgccgccgccgggaGCTGCCGGGCACCGGGAGCCGGAGGAGACGGAAAGCGAGGAGGTGGAGACGCGCGCGGTCGCCACCTCCCCCGACGGCCGCTTCCTCAAGTTTGACATCGAGATCGGCCGCGGCTCCTTCAAGACCGTCTATAAGGGGCTGGACACGGAGACCACGGTGGAGGTTGCCTGGTGCGAGCTGCAG ACGCGGAAGCTGTCAAAGACAGAACGGCAGCGGTTCAGCGAGGAGGTGGAGATgctgaaggggctgcagcatcccaacaTTGTCCGCTTCTATGACTCCTGGAAGTCGTCTATCAAAGGGCAGCTCTGCATCGTGCTGGTCACAGAGCTCATGACGTCTGGCACCCTGAAAAC GTATCTGAAGCGGTTCAAGGAGATGAAGCTGAAGGTGCTGCAGCGCTGGAGCCGGCAGATCCTCAAGGGGCTGCACTTCCTGCACACCCGCTCGCCCCCCATCATCCACCGTGACCTCAAGTGCGACAACATTTTCATCACGGGTCCCACCGGCTCGGTCAAGATCGGGGACCTGGGGCTGGCCACGCTGAAGAGAGCTTCCTTCGCCAAGAGTGTCATAG GTACCCCCGAGTTCATGGCACCGGAGATGTATGAGGAGAAGTACGACGAGGCGGTGGATGTCTATGCCTTCGGGATGTGCATGCTGGAGATGGCTACCTCGGAGTACCCCTACTCCGAGTGCCAGAACGCTGCCCAGATCTACCGCAAGGTCACCTCg GGCCTGAAGCCCAGCAGCTTCTACAAGGTGAAGGTGCCAGAGCTGAAGGAGATCATCGAGGGCTGCATCCGCATGGATAAGGACGAGAG GTACACCATCCAGGACCTGCTGGAGCACTCCTTCTTCCAGGAGGACACGGGGGTGCACGTGGAGCTGGCGGAGGAGGATGATGGCGTCAAGTCTGGGCTCAAGCTCTGGCTGCGCATGGACGACACGAAGAAGCTCCACGGCAAGTACAAGGACAACAACGCCATCGAGTTCCTCTTTGAGCTCTACAAGGATGTGGCGGAGGAGGTGGCCCAGGAGATG GTGGTCCTGGGCTTCATCTGCGAGGCTGACTACAAGCTGGTGGCCAAGGCTGTGCGGGACCGCGTGGTCGCCATCAAGCGCAAGCGGGAGAAGCTGAAGCGCTCCCGGGAGATGCTGTCACCTGCGGAGCCGGAGCAGCCGCCAGGGGTCCTGCGGATGCTGGAGGAGCTCAAGTCCCCTCTGCCGCCCGGAGCCCCAGTGCCCACCCTGCTCACACCCGGCTCTGGGGAGTCCATCTTCAGCAGCCCCTTCCCCCCCGAGCCTGAGGAGCCTGAGGCCGACCAGCACCAGCACTTCACTTACCAGCACACCAGCTACTCCTCGGCCACCT CCGACGGTGAGACCGATGGGTACCTGAGCTCCTCCGGCTTCCTGGACTCCCCGGACCTGGCGCACAGCAGCCTCCCGGTGGGGGCCCCGTCGAGCCCTCCGCCCGCCCGCCCTGCGCGCTGCTTCCCCACG AGCATCGCGGTGCAGCTGCCCCCGGAGCGCCTGCCCTCGGCCAGCGGCTTCTCCTCCCCGGTGGACAG CTACGCGTCCGATGTGGCCTCGGGCATGAGCGACGGCTGCGAGGGGCTGTCGGCCGGAGAGCAGAGCTCCAAGCTGCCCCCCAAGAGGGCTGCGGGGAAGCTGCTGCGGCGCAGGGCCCGCTCCCGGCTCCGCATTACCAAT ATCTCGGACAAGAACGACCGGGTGGTGGAGTGCCAGCTGCAGACCTACAACAACAAGATGGTGACCTTCAAGTTCGACCTGGACGGGGACAACCCAGAGGAGATTGCAGCCGTCATG GTCCACAACGAGTTCATCCTCAAGTCGGAGCGGGATGGCTTCATCCACCGCATCCGGGACATCATCCACCGTGTGCAGACCCTGCTCCACAAGGATGGGAGCAGCGCTGCGGAGCTGCCCCAGACACCTGAGAATGAGCATAGCTCC CAGATGGACCTGCCGCTGCAGGAGCTGTCACGCTCCATCTCCTCGTCCTCACTCAGTG ACCTGGGCTgcaccagccccagcctctCACTCCAGTCCCCAGTCCCACCGTTGCTGAGCAGCTCCCAATCAGAGAACAACCCCGGCAGCCCCATGGAGGCACCGGCAGCTGGTGAGCTGCAGCCAGCGCTGCTGGGCTCCCCTGCAG TGATGAGCGTGGCGCACACACTGCTGCCCAGTGTCTCCTCCATCGCCAGCTCCGGGGGGCACGTGTACCCACCGCTACTGCCACGGCCACAGAGCCTGGTCCTGGGGCCCCCGCGCTTTGTCTACCCGGACCCCACCAGCATGGCCAAGCCGGCGCCAGCCTCCAGAGGGACTCTGGTGTCAGCAGGGGCTGACGTCCCCCCTGTCAGAGGGCCTGTGCCATTCCCATCCCCGGCACCAGCCCCACTGCGCCCcacaagcagcagtgctggggggaGTCCCCTGCCATCGCTGAGCACATCCACACCAGGGAGCCTGGAGGGCAGCGCG GTGCTGCCTGGCTCCCCCAGGCCCAGCCACTCGCTCATCATCTCAGCGTCACCAGCCCCTGGTGAGCCCAAGGCTCAGCTCTCACCCATCAATGAAG CAGAGGCCAAGCCCCAGATCCTGGGCCGGTTCCAGGTGACACCAACCAAGGACCTGGCAGTGACATCTCCGGTgctgggcagcagtgagggTGAGCAGCACGGCACAGAGCCGGGAGCCAGCGGCTCCCCCTTGCCTGCAGCCCCCGACACGAGGGGCAGCTCAAGCAGCAGCTCGGACTCAGTGCTGGAGATGGCGGAGCAGGACCGTGAGGCTGAGGAGGTGCTGGCTGAGGAGGGCACGGCAGCGGCAGCGGAGAGTGACCGGGAGGGTCCTGGCGAGGACGGTGGTGAGAGCGCGCCACAGGCGGTGATAAACCAGGTGTGGCTGAGCTACTCCCGCAGCTTGTCCTACCTGAGCAGCGACGACACCGAGAGCGAGGATGAGGAGATCTGGGAGGAGCTGCAGAACCTGCGCCAGAa gCACCTGGCCGaggtgcagctgctgcagagcgCGCAGAAGAAGGAGATCGAGGAGCTGTACCTGCGCATGGGGAAGCAGCCGCCGCTGGGCATCGTGTCCCCTGCTGCCATGCTCTCCAGCCGCCAGCGCCGCCTCTCCAAGGGCAGCTTCAACCCCTCGCGCCGCAACAGCCTCCAGCGCCTGGAGCTGGCGCAGCCCCAAG GCATCATGCGCCGGAACTCGCTGAGCGGCAGCAGCACGGGCTCGCAGGAGCAGCGCCTCAGCAAAGGGGTGACCTTCGCCGATGACTTCGGCCGTGTGGTGAGAGCCCAGCGCTGGTGCTGCCCCCGGCGGCCCCGCGGGGCTCCCGCTGCTCACGGCTGCTTCTCTCCCCAGTAA